One Paenibacillus crassostreae DNA segment encodes these proteins:
- a CDS encoding sensor histidine kinase — protein sequence MKILDKFKTSKLFTKMFMITVISIIVVSVSISWTMIHMSTDLFMETFSITNKKVLNQIKTGFESYHDSIITVVSNANQSGAIKRFLTEGEADSISTTKSYFNTTEQLKKLESSLDAYEVEITMVGINGRVVSTDRSFLNIEDRKLKNHPLTLNSYKEPKKLIYQEYKEVTRSVGRREPIIVASKAILDRSTNFIYGTIHIAIRESDFGQVFDSFTSMGNDVFILNQNGIIVSSNRLDRIGHFSKELLDYAEQLEAVSLDYLNVGVLGKDSIVISDSLPAYDFYIVNTIDKELAIGQMINVKTLTIICVVIVMIALVIVFLTTRQISKSLTTLVLQMSNVTKNEFRNHISVTGSYEIRELGQAYNYMLDELHDYVDKLVETQKGQRNAELAALQRQINPHFLYNTLASVKTLVQQGSKEKATETIHSLISVLQNTISNVNETISVEQEIEILKHYVFINHARYGERIKVSYFVAPDCLDYHVPKLIIQPFIENAFFHAFNMKNSGYIHVLVSRDKQLQTLSCEVVDSGDGIAGIPSENMLFNKRSRQLFSGIGIKNVHDRIGLLYGDEYGVSIKSKLGEGTRVKITLPLT from the coding sequence ATGAAAATATTAGATAAATTTAAAACATCGAAACTGTTCACCAAAATGTTTATGATCACGGTAATTAGTATTATTGTGGTCTCTGTATCCATTTCTTGGACTATGATTCATATGTCAACGGATTTGTTTATGGAGACATTCAGTATCACGAATAAGAAAGTGCTAAACCAGATAAAAACAGGGTTTGAGTCCTATCATGATTCCATCATAACTGTAGTAAGTAATGCCAATCAGAGCGGTGCGATCAAGAGGTTCTTGACGGAAGGTGAAGCAGATTCCATAAGCACAACGAAGTCATACTTCAATACGACTGAGCAATTGAAAAAGCTTGAATCTAGTTTAGATGCTTATGAGGTGGAAATAACGATGGTGGGGATTAATGGGCGGGTTGTTTCAACCGATCGCTCTTTTTTGAATATAGAAGATCGAAAGTTGAAGAATCATCCACTTACTCTAAACAGTTATAAAGAGCCTAAGAAACTGATTTATCAAGAATATAAAGAAGTGACTAGAAGTGTAGGGCGGAGAGAGCCGATTATCGTAGCATCTAAAGCAATATTAGATCGATCAACGAACTTTATCTATGGAACGATACATATTGCGATAAGGGAGAGTGACTTTGGCCAAGTCTTCGATAGCTTCACGAGTATGGGGAATGATGTATTTATCTTGAATCAAAATGGTATTATTGTCTCGAGTAATCGGTTAGACCGAATCGGTCATTTCAGTAAAGAACTGCTAGATTACGCTGAACAATTGGAAGCGGTATCCTTAGATTATTTAAATGTAGGTGTACTAGGGAAAGACAGCATTGTGATATCAGATAGTCTTCCCGCCTATGATTTCTATATAGTGAACACAATTGATAAGGAACTCGCAATAGGGCAAATGATTAATGTGAAGACATTAACGATCATATGTGTCGTTATTGTTATGATCGCTTTAGTTATCGTATTTCTGACCACAAGACAAATAAGTAAATCGTTAACCACACTTGTGCTTCAAATGTCTAATGTAACGAAGAATGAATTCCGCAATCATATTTCCGTGACGGGTAGTTATGAGATTAGAGAACTCGGTCAGGCTTATAATTATATGCTTGATGAGCTCCACGATTATGTGGACAAGCTTGTAGAGACACAAAAAGGGCAGAGGAATGCAGAGTTAGCAGCATTACAAAGACAGATTAACCCACATTTTCTGTATAATACATTGGCATCGGTCAAAACATTGGTACAGCAAGGCAGTAAGGAAAAGGCGACTGAGACGATCCATTCGTTAATATCGGTGTTGCAGAATACGATCAGTAATGTGAATGAGACGATTAGTGTAGAACAGGAAATCGAGATTTTGAAACATTATGTATTCATTAATCATGCTCGTTACGGGGAACGAATTAAGGTGAGCTATTTCGTAGCTCCAGATTGTTTAGATTATCATGTCCCCAAACTGATCATTCAGCCATTTATTGAGAATGCCTTTTTTCATGCTTTCAATATGAAAAATAGTGGATATATCCATGTGCTTGTATCGAGAGATAAACAATTACAGACTCTTTCTTGTGAGGTCGTAGATAGTGGTGATGGGATTGCAGGAATTCCTTCTGAAAATATGCTATTTAATAAGCGAAGTCGTCAATTATTCAGTGGAATAGGAATCAAGAATGTACATGATCGTATCGGACTCTTGTATGGTGATGAATACGGTGTGAGTATTAAGAGCAAACTAGGAGAAGGAACGAGGGTGAAGATAACGTTACCATTGACATAA
- a CDS encoding response regulator transcription factor: MSELCKVLIVDDEYLVRQGIKHLLHWEEEGFHMVGEAGNGKEALEMVATLEPHIVITDMVMPVMDGEEFVRRLKTSNPNIEIIVLSSFSEFEYVKSTFQSGVADYILKPTLETEGLLHVLRATADKIPSLRGREHSLESFTPSVDHIIDKLISGYETDTDVTNIRDSFPYDGFCLLGCPLKSLQGKKQNEIDSYKSNLLTELKDYLSPNEVRLHLIQTEPHLFIVLLNCRHTEVKQMTDILRHMLTSMREQKQGVWVLGELFQHLDQLGSIYRESFMKQMEYSFYFPEQLIIVTSELPMFPKLNTKFNLNQFTDEIKRKQSDTAFQYLQEHVEVLAAQFKNDVFEFKSFLSNIIFVIITLLDGSEVDTEELNEEKYVYFKRMEEAEYARDAVIILQTFLDKVKLMIGSVDNKDNKRVQQLLDYMHEHYAEPLTLAELSNHFHFNASYLSSYFSAHTKEGFSEYLNRIRIEKAIEMLKDDDYTISVISGSVGYSDHSYFCKVFKKFTGDSPSSYRRKFMKQEK, from the coding sequence TTGAGCGAGCTATGTAAAGTATTAATCGTAGATGATGAATATTTGGTCAGACAAGGAATCAAACATCTTCTGCATTGGGAAGAGGAAGGATTCCACATGGTAGGCGAAGCCGGTAATGGTAAGGAAGCTTTGGAAATGGTAGCTACATTAGAACCGCACATTGTTATTACCGATATGGTTATGCCCGTAATGGATGGTGAGGAATTTGTCCGCAGGTTAAAGACTAGTAATCCTAATATTGAAATTATTGTGCTCAGTAGCTTCAGCGAATTCGAATATGTGAAATCGACTTTTCAGAGTGGTGTTGCTGACTATATATTAAAGCCCACACTAGAAACAGAAGGACTACTTCATGTTCTTAGAGCAACGGCAGACAAAATACCATCCTTACGTGGGAGAGAGCATTCCTTAGAGAGTTTCACACCTTCGGTAGACCATATTATAGATAAGCTTATTTCTGGCTATGAGACAGATACAGATGTAACTAACATTCGTGATTCGTTCCCGTATGATGGATTTTGTTTGCTTGGGTGTCCATTGAAAAGTTTACAAGGAAAGAAGCAGAATGAGATTGATTCCTATAAGTCTAACTTACTCACCGAATTAAAAGATTATTTATCCCCTAACGAAGTGAGGCTTCATCTGATCCAGACAGAGCCTCATTTGTTCATTGTATTACTGAATTGTAGGCATACTGAAGTGAAGCAGATGACAGATATATTGAGACATATGCTTACTTCAATGAGAGAACAGAAACAAGGAGTATGGGTTCTAGGGGAGTTGTTTCAACATTTGGATCAATTAGGGAGTATATACCGTGAATCATTCATGAAGCAGATGGAGTATTCATTTTATTTCCCGGAACAGTTGATTATTGTTACAAGTGAACTTCCTATGTTTCCTAAATTGAATACTAAGTTTAATCTGAATCAATTCACCGATGAAATAAAGCGAAAACAGTCGGATACAGCTTTCCAATATTTACAGGAGCATGTAGAGGTACTTGCAGCTCAGTTTAAGAACGATGTATTTGAATTCAAATCTTTTCTGAGTAATATCATCTTTGTCATCATTACGCTTCTAGATGGTTCCGAAGTAGATACCGAGGAGCTAAATGAGGAGAAATATGTTTATTTCAAAAGGATGGAAGAAGCCGAGTATGCACGAGATGCGGTGATCATACTACAAACATTTCTGGATAAAGTAAAGCTTATGATCGGATCCGTAGATAACAAAGATAATAAGCGAGTACAACAACTATTGGATTACATGCATGAGCATTATGCAGAACCATTAACGTTAGCGGAATTATCTAATCATTTTCATTTCAATGCCTCATATTTATCTAGTTATTTCTCGGCTCATACAAAGGAAGGCTTCAGCGAATATTTGAACAGAATTAGAATTGAGAAAGCAATTGAAATGTTGAAAGATGATGACTACACGATTTCTGTAATTAGTGGCAGCGTGGGATATTCAGACCACAGTTATTTTTGTAAGGTGTTTAAGAAGTTTACCGGTGACTCTCCAAGTAGCTATCGTAGAAAATTTATGAAGCAAGAGAAGTGA
- a CDS encoding hemolysin family protein — MVLNLFLIALLIVLTAFFVATEFAIIKLRPSRVDQMVMEGKKNALAVQKVTSNLDGYLSACQLGITITALGLGWLGEPTVEKILFPLFQQLGIGESTGHILAFIIAFVSITFLHVVLGELAPKTLAIQKAEQIAVLTAPIIIVFNKAMYPFIWLLNGSANAFVRMFGIMPASEHEEAHSEEEIQIILSESYESGKINKSEYGYVSRIFAFDDLLAREIMVPRTDMVCLDVNQTLEENIKIVKTEQYTRFLVTKGSKDNIIGFMNTKKFFLNYDNNSTFDIRSLIQPVLTVPESIPVKSLLLKMQEQHVHIALLLDEYGGTAGLVTIEDILEEIVGEIRDEFDTDEKKPIEKIDNDHYLVDGNTAIDEVNALLGISIEHEDVDSIGGWLFNRQPELPKGTEWPYEDWIFNIQEKDKYRIRKIEIYRRNPEVAEIEL, encoded by the coding sequence ATGGTACTGAATTTATTCTTGATTGCTTTACTGATTGTACTTACCGCTTTTTTTGTAGCTACGGAGTTTGCTATTATTAAGTTGCGCCCGAGTAGAGTGGATCAAATGGTTATGGAAGGAAAGAAGAATGCACTAGCTGTCCAGAAAGTTACTAGTAATTTGGACGGATATTTATCTGCTTGTCAACTAGGGATTACGATTACTGCTCTAGGACTTGGTTGGTTAGGTGAACCTACAGTTGAAAAGATCCTATTCCCACTGTTCCAGCAACTTGGGATTGGTGAAAGTACAGGGCATATTCTCGCATTTATTATTGCGTTTGTATCGATAACATTCCTCCATGTCGTGTTGGGTGAGCTTGCACCAAAGACGCTTGCAATTCAAAAGGCGGAACAAATTGCGGTTCTTACTGCACCTATCATTATTGTATTCAATAAAGCAATGTATCCTTTTATATGGTTATTAAATGGTTCGGCGAATGCATTTGTAAGAATGTTCGGGATTATGCCTGCTAGCGAACATGAAGAGGCGCACTCGGAGGAAGAAATTCAAATCATTTTATCCGAGAGTTATGAGAGTGGGAAGATTAATAAATCAGAATATGGATATGTTAGTCGGATATTTGCATTCGATGACTTACTCGCCCGTGAAATTATGGTTCCGCGCACAGATATGGTGTGCTTAGATGTAAATCAAACCCTTGAGGAGAATATAAAGATTGTAAAGACGGAACAATATACTCGCTTCCTAGTTACGAAGGGAAGTAAAGATAACATTATTGGTTTCATGAACACGAAGAAATTCTTCTTGAACTATGATAATAATTCTACATTTGATATACGATCATTAATTCAACCGGTTCTAACCGTGCCGGAAAGTATACCTGTGAAGTCATTGCTACTGAAGATGCAAGAACAGCATGTGCACATTGCTCTATTGTTAGATGAGTATGGAGGGACAGCTGGATTAGTAACAATTGAGGATATATTAGAGGAAATTGTCGGTGAAATTCGTGATGAATTCGATACAGATGAGAAAAAGCCAATTGAGAAGATTGACAATGATCATTATTTAGTTGACGGAAACACGGCTATTGATGAAGTTAACGCACTACTTGGTATAAGTATTGAACATGAAGATGTGGACTCTATTGGAGGCTGGTTATTTAATCGGCAACCTGAACTTCCTAAGGGCACGGAATGGCCATACGAGGATTGGATCTTCAATATTCAAGAAAAAGATAAATATCGTATTCGCAAAATTGAGATTTATCGTCGGAATCCAGAAGTAGCGGAGATCGAGTTGTAA
- a CDS encoding DUF1836 domain-containing protein: protein METLSFTRKDMANLLLSLKENSNRSPRSIIQDIWRANHQSDMSQASSMSAFISTSLPPIIEKMIRSDVNPTLSLQDIVSLGTLIEYTHFSITSVQNWVKRDFKNIIGHAEAGKKYSLQQIALFLIIEDLRSTLDYDTIRKFFQIIFRLSNHEKANLHTITPLHFYTAYAGLFEEIDERFRSHIGDHTDFGYKWDKMINEIAKDYVTSTMDLSNEQKETLQTAIYVALTSVHTSCFQSLSRRYVNGLVFLHNLHE from the coding sequence TTGGAAACTTTAAGCTTCACAAGAAAAGACATGGCTAATTTATTGCTATCTCTCAAAGAGAATTCCAATAGGTCTCCTAGATCAATCATTCAAGATATTTGGAGAGCAAATCACCAATCTGATATGTCACAAGCCTCTTCCATGTCTGCATTTATATCTACATCACTACCACCTATTATTGAAAAAATGATTCGGTCCGACGTAAACCCAACATTATCACTCCAAGATATTGTGTCCTTAGGTACCCTAATTGAATACACTCATTTCTCCATCACATCTGTTCAAAACTGGGTGAAACGAGATTTCAAAAATATCATTGGGCATGCAGAGGCAGGTAAAAAGTATTCATTGCAACAAATAGCTTTATTCTTAATTATTGAAGATCTGCGCTCCACTCTAGATTACGATACGATCCGCAAGTTTTTTCAAATTATATTCCGCTTATCCAATCATGAGAAAGCCAATTTGCATACTATTACACCACTCCATTTTTATACAGCGTATGCAGGACTATTCGAGGAAATTGATGAGCGGTTCAGAAGTCACATCGGGGATCATACAGACTTTGGATATAAGTGGGATAAAATGATCAATGAAATCGCCAAAGATTATGTTACATCCACTATGGATCTCTCCAATGAACAGAAAGAAACATTACAAACGGCAATCTATGTTGCATTGACATCCGTTCATACGTCTTGTTTCCAATCCCTTTCTCGTCGATATGTCAACGGGTTAGTGTTTCTCCACAATTTACATGAATGA
- a CDS encoding undecaprenyl-diphosphate phosphatase: MNDIFTLLKYAFLGLVQGITEPIPVSSSAHVIIVQNLFGLEIAGLSFEVLVNFASLLAILLIYKKELIQLVNHGWLYFRGQDDEYKKDFHFILYLIIATIPAGLLGYLFNDLISEVFKGMLTIAISLFVTGIALWLIRNLRGRKNEAGLKLKDAIIIGLAQAVALIPGISRSGSTIVAGMGLGLKQSTALKFSFFLYIPVSVGGMILEGSNLLYDPDLGTLALPYSLAFICSLVASYFSMKWFMGIMERGQLKYFSWYCFVLSAFILIFML; the protein is encoded by the coding sequence ATGAATGATATCTTCACATTGCTTAAATATGCTTTCCTAGGTCTGGTTCAAGGAATCACCGAACCCATTCCTGTATCGTCTAGTGCCCATGTTATTATCGTACAGAATCTTTTTGGATTAGAAATTGCAGGGCTAAGTTTTGAAGTCCTGGTCAACTTCGCTTCATTACTAGCCATCCTACTCATCTATAAGAAAGAATTAATTCAATTAGTTAATCATGGATGGTTATATTTTCGCGGACAAGATGATGAATACAAAAAGGATTTCCACTTCATCTTATATCTCATTATTGCAACGATCCCTGCTGGATTATTAGGGTACTTGTTCAATGACCTAATCTCTGAAGTCTTCAAAGGAATGTTAACCATAGCTATCTCCCTCTTCGTCACTGGAATTGCACTATGGTTGATCCGCAATCTTCGTGGTCGAAAGAATGAAGCTGGACTTAAACTTAAAGATGCCATTATCATCGGCTTAGCTCAGGCTGTCGCATTAATTCCAGGAATAAGTAGATCAGGTTCAACGATTGTTGCCGGTATGGGTCTAGGTCTGAAGCAATCTACTGCACTCAAATTCTCATTCTTCCTATACATCCCCGTTAGTGTAGGTGGTATGATCCTTGAGGGCTCAAACTTACTATATGATCCAGATCTTGGAACACTAGCACTTCCTTATTCACTTGCCTTTATTTGTTCGCTTGTTGCTTCCTACTTCTCTATGAAGTGGTTTATGGGGATTATGGAACGTGGCCAACTTAAATATTTCTCTTGGTATTGCTTCGTATTAAGTGCATTTATCTTAATATTCATGCTCTAA
- a CDS encoding methyl-accepting chemotaxis protein — MDTATLSELDKRNRLFVKILWGMLTLGVVTDIAIGLETQMILMLAGLGAIACGGATFMTYRQIWVSYIKYFVATIFTLIVLFLIVSDPNPIISTYFLIYVNLTVMTLYQDHKPIIFTGFLGAAVSTYLFMSPSLKEQLFPGESLIYIYMYLIFATAALAFSARFSQKLQQQVADKQEETLAAKNTADELLNKLKGSILMLNEFSERQKENVRITGGISKEVTLTFSEMAIAIEKQTSNVMNVSETTLIIKDDVKELLDGTTQLQQYSADNATLTEQSSKQMQELSSEVESVREIIDHTVENMQLLNKENERISSIVGVISEISEQTNLLALNAAIEAARAGEHGQGFAVVSGEVRKLADRSRKAADEIGEILTGVREKINVVDLQVQRGQTEVIASSKVSQEVQLLIQRINENSDRVKIHADIVGQSANRLHERQIGITDETSTIAATTEQNMAAVEEVYGSMETQDHKISMIVEDYGKLDELISELKLLVSQH, encoded by the coding sequence TTGGACACAGCAACGCTATCGGAACTTGATAAACGTAATCGGTTATTCGTAAAGATATTGTGGGGAATGCTAACGCTTGGTGTTGTTACAGATATTGCAATTGGGCTAGAAACACAGATGATTCTAATGCTGGCAGGCTTGGGAGCCATAGCTTGTGGTGGGGCAACGTTCATGACTTATCGACAAATTTGGGTATCTTACATAAAATATTTTGTAGCTACAATTTTTACTTTAATCGTACTTTTCTTAATTGTCTCAGATCCCAATCCTATTATTAGTACATATTTTTTGATTTATGTTAATTTAACAGTCATGACGTTATATCAAGATCATAAGCCTATTATTTTTACTGGATTTCTAGGTGCAGCAGTCAGTACATATTTGTTCATGAGTCCTTCTTTGAAAGAACAATTATTTCCTGGAGAATCGCTAATCTATATTTATATGTACTTAATATTTGCAACGGCTGCTCTTGCTTTCTCAGCTAGATTCAGCCAGAAATTACAACAGCAAGTTGCAGACAAGCAAGAGGAAACACTAGCGGCTAAGAATACAGCAGATGAACTACTAAATAAGCTTAAAGGTTCCATTCTCATGCTGAACGAGTTCAGTGAAAGACAGAAGGAGAATGTTCGTATTACCGGAGGAATATCTAAGGAAGTGACGTTGACCTTCTCAGAAATGGCAATTGCTATTGAGAAACAGACGAGTAATGTGATGAATGTTAGTGAGACGACCTTGATTATCAAGGATGATGTAAAGGAATTACTTGATGGAACGACGCAATTACAACAATATTCTGCTGATAATGCCACTCTAACTGAACAGAGTAGTAAACAAATGCAGGAATTATCCTCAGAAGTTGAAAGTGTACGGGAGATTATCGATCACACTGTAGAGAATATGCAACTTCTGAATAAAGAGAATGAACGGATTAGCTCAATCGTTGGTGTAATTAGTGAAATTTCTGAGCAGACCAATCTGCTTGCACTTAATGCAGCAATTGAAGCAGCCCGTGCTGGGGAACATGGTCAAGGCTTCGCTGTTGTATCAGGCGAAGTGCGCAAGCTGGCAGATCGTTCACGTAAAGCAGCGGATGAAATTGGTGAGATTTTAACTGGTGTACGCGAGAAGATTAATGTCGTAGATCTTCAGGTGCAACGTGGTCAGACAGAAGTTATTGCTAGTAGTAAAGTATCACAAGAGGTTCAATTACTGATTCAGCGTATTAATGAGAATAGTGACCGAGTGAAGATACATGCCGATATTGTAGGGCAATCAGCCAATCGTCTTCATGAACGACAAATAGGCATAACGGATGAAACGTCGACTATCGCTGCAACGACAGAACAGAACATGGCAGCAGTAGAAGAGGTGTACGGAAGTATGGAAACGCAGGATCATAAGATTAGTATGATTGTGGAAGATTACGGTAAACTTGATGAATTGATATCGGAACTGAAATTACTGGTATCCCAGCATTAA
- a CDS encoding stalk domain-containing protein, translating into MKRFTQVLLCSVIAIGGMFAMDNNTTEAAEAQVSIVLDGYPLPFPVQPKVMNGTTLVPFRAIAEALGVTVSWNQNTQTITASKKDTTGLTQVVLTKGSTNAEVDGATMKLSAPVQTVSGSTMIPLSFFSQQFGATVAWDQVSKKVIITSPKEDLYTLGFYALSSFDERALIPSFDSVAFGWSRIDQEGQFTTEGQEYKWPQSAGTVTPESIIQDAQGQGTSPYLMVYSVDSSLEITKNLENKVLQEQTISAIVNTAAQKGFKGIVLDLEGLGWSGDKAKARTDYNEFIKNISAKAHQSDLKLTVVLHPLNSAYSGYDYTTLGNLADDLIIMAYAYEDEKNPEPLAKVNEAITLALKEVDKDKLILGISMGSENENSINTKVGLAKRYDLKGIAIWRLGLIGQAAWSEMSKTLEL; encoded by the coding sequence ATGAAACGATTTACTCAAGTATTGTTATGCTCGGTGATAGCCATAGGTGGAATGTTCGCAATGGATAATAACACAACCGAGGCAGCTGAAGCTCAGGTCAGTATTGTCTTAGACGGATATCCACTACCATTTCCGGTACAGCCTAAGGTTATGAATGGAACAACTTTGGTACCTTTTCGAGCTATTGCTGAGGCACTAGGTGTCACCGTTAGTTGGAATCAGAATACACAGACGATTACGGCTTCCAAGAAGGATACAACTGGACTTACGCAAGTTGTACTTACAAAGGGAAGTACCAATGCAGAGGTTGACGGTGCAACTATGAAGTTATCTGCTCCAGTACAAACAGTGAGTGGAAGTACAATGATTCCGCTAAGCTTCTTCAGTCAGCAATTTGGGGCAACTGTTGCATGGGATCAGGTATCTAAGAAAGTAATCATTACATCTCCGAAGGAAGATTTATATACGCTGGGTTTTTATGCTTTGTCTTCTTTTGACGAACGTGCCTTAATCCCTTCCTTTGATTCTGTTGCTTTTGGGTGGAGCAGAATTGATCAGGAAGGTCAGTTTACGACAGAGGGTCAGGAATACAAATGGCCACAATCAGCTGGAACCGTTACGCCCGAATCGATCATTCAAGATGCGCAGGGGCAGGGTACATCCCCTTACTTAATGGTATATTCGGTTGATAGTAGCCTTGAGATAACGAAGAATCTAGAGAATAAAGTGCTACAGGAACAGACGATATCTGCCATAGTAAATACTGCTGCTCAGAAAGGATTTAAGGGGATTGTACTCGATCTAGAAGGTCTGGGTTGGAGTGGCGACAAAGCTAAGGCGCGTACAGATTATAATGAGTTCATTAAGAATATCTCTGCAAAAGCACATCAATCTGATCTTAAGCTAACAGTCGTTCTACATCCACTTAATAGCGCGTATTCAGGATATGACTATACAACTCTAGGCAATCTTGCAGATGATTTAATCATTATGGCGTATGCCTACGAAGATGAGAAGAATCCAGAACCACTGGCAAAAGTAAATGAAGCTATTACGTTAGCATTGAAGGAAGTTGATAAGGATAAGTTGATTTTGGGCATATCCATGGGTAGTGAGAATGAAAATTCGATAAATACCAAAGTCGGACTAGCCAAGCGTTATGACCTCAAAGGAATTGCAATATGGCGATTAGGGCTTATTGGACAAGCTGCTTGGAGTGAAATGAGTAAGACATTGGAGTTATAG
- a CDS encoding alpha/beta fold hydrolase produces the protein MPQILLNGTSLYYETYGSGVSIVFIHDHLSSHHMFDPQVEYFSTRAKVIVLDLRGNGQSGKMNVDVNRIIDTQCEDLRELLERLGIFKVTLVGCSSGGVLARKFADIYPERVRALVLVDSYLSAKTSKLWEMFETFSWLSYYLPAVFLLRTLRLTYHQWTPAYKIMREGLLNKRPTELIKQRLALRQIDLRGHSVRLQVPILCVAGSQNEWGLKQMKNMVSAFPYAQLKIVDDAIYPSHLCQPQLFNRLLLNFLIDQHVV, from the coding sequence ATGCCCCAGATTCTACTGAATGGGACTTCTTTATATTACGAGACATATGGAAGCGGTGTGTCCATCGTTTTTATACATGATCATCTTTCCTCACATCACATGTTTGATCCGCAAGTGGAATACTTTAGCACAAGAGCAAAGGTGATCGTACTAGATTTGAGAGGGAATGGTCAGTCAGGCAAAATGAATGTTGATGTCAATCGGATTATCGATACACAATGTGAAGATTTGAGAGAGCTACTAGAAAGATTAGGCATTTTCAAGGTTACACTCGTCGGTTGTTCCAGTGGGGGTGTTCTAGCTCGGAAGTTCGCGGATATTTACCCAGAACGGGTGAGAGCTTTAGTGTTAGTGGATAGCTATTTGTCTGCTAAGACGAGTAAACTATGGGAGATGTTTGAGACCTTCAGTTGGTTATCATATTATTTACCAGCGGTATTTTTGCTTCGTACACTAAGACTGACCTATCATCAATGGACTCCGGCTTATAAGATTATGAGAGAGGGTCTGCTGAACAAGCGACCTACAGAATTAATCAAACAACGTCTGGCTTTACGACAGATCGATTTGCGTGGTCATTCGGTGCGGCTTCAGGTGCCTATACTATGCGTGGCTGGCAGTCAAAATGAATGGGGTCTAAAGCAAATGAAGAACATGGTATCTGCGTTTCCCTATGCACAGCTCAAAATTGTTGATGATGCCATCTACCCAAGCCATCTGTGTCAGCCTCAATTGTTCAATCGACTGCTCTTGAATTTTTTGATTGACCAGCATGTTGTTTAG
- the mnhG gene encoding monovalent cation/H(+) antiporter subunit G has product METMRMIGELLIVLVILFGALFSAISAFGMIRLPDVYLRSHAATKSATLGVLCVLIGTFFYFMFFLDVISIKLLLGIVFVFITSPVAGHLNGRAAYRSGVPLWDKSVQDDLKIALEQEKERQSHS; this is encoded by the coding sequence ATGGAGACGATGCGCATGATCGGTGAACTGTTGATTGTGTTAGTGATATTGTTCGGAGCATTATTTAGTGCAATTAGCGCTTTCGGAATGATCCGACTGCCGGATGTCTATTTGCGCTCGCATGCTGCGACTAAGAGTGCAACACTCGGTGTACTCTGTGTATTGATCGGGACGTTTTTCTATTTTATGTTCTTTCTTGATGTTATCAGCATCAAGTTACTGTTGGGTATTGTGTTCGTCTTTATTACGTCTCCTGTGGCTGGGCATTTGAATGGTAGAGCAGCTTATCGTTCAGGAGTTCCCTTATGGGATAAAAGTGTACAGGATGATCTGAAGATTGCGCTAGAACAGGAAAAAGAACGGCAAAGCCATTCATGA
- a CDS encoding Na(+)/H(+) antiporter subunit F1, translating into MITSLLTATLVILSLAIFACMYRLIKGPSRSDRIVALDTIGINLLAMIAVISLLLHTEAFIDIILLIGILTFIGTTALARYIERGVVIEHGDDAHDR; encoded by the coding sequence ATGATTACATCACTGTTAACGGCTACCTTAGTGATCCTATCTTTAGCGATATTCGCTTGTATGTACCGACTCATAAAAGGACCGTCACGTTCTGATCGGATTGTCGCACTGGACACGATAGGTATCAACCTGCTGGCTATGATCGCGGTCATTTCCCTACTACTGCATACAGAAGCTTTCATAGATATCATTCTATTGATCGGTATTCTAACCTTTATTGGTACAACAGCGTTGGCAAGATATATTGAAAGAGGTGTTGTCATTGAACATGGAGACGATGCGCATGATCGGTGA